The window CGGCTTCACCCATCTCCTCGGACCACGCCCCAGCTCAGACCGAGTCCCAGTCAGCAGCGAGCTCGCGGTAAGTGGCCTCCAGGGACTCGGGGACCACGCGAGTGTCCGCCAAGACAGGCATGAAGTTGTTGTCCCCGTTCCAGCGCGGCACGATGTGACGGTGCAGGTGCCCCTCCACCCCCGCCCCGGCCGGATGCCCCAGGTTGATGCCGATATTGAAGCCGTCCGGTCCCATCCTGCGCTTGAGCAGCGCCACCGCGCGCGCCGTGAGCCGGTGCATGTCCGCGGCCTCCGAGTCCGTCAGGGACTCGTAGACGT is drawn from uncultured Fretibacterium sp. and contains these coding sequences:
- a CDS encoding HIT domain-containing protein, which gives rise to AERYILHRGESCFVILNLYPYNPGHMMVVPYRHTNVYESLTDSEAADMHRLTARAVALLKRRMGPDGFNIGINLGHPAGAGVEGHLHRHIVPRWNGDNNFMPVLADTRVVPESLEATYRELAADWDSV